From a region of the Mercurialis annua linkage group LG1-X, ddMerAnnu1.2, whole genome shotgun sequence genome:
- the LOC126665995 gene encoding LOW QUALITY PROTEIN: cytochrome b559 subunit alpha-like (The sequence of the model RefSeq protein was modified relative to this genomic sequence to represent the inferred CDS: deleted 3 bases in 2 codons) has translation MSGSTGERSFADIITSIRYWVIHSITIPSLFIAGWLFVSTGLAYDVFGSPRPNEYFTESRQGIPLITGRFDPLEQLDEFSKSFGGPMTIDRTYQIFTVRWLAVHGLAVPTVSFLGSISAMQFIQR, from the exons ATGTCTGGAAGCACAGGAGAACGTTCTTTTGCTGATATTATTACCAGTATTCGATATTGGGTCATTCATAGCATTACCATACCTTCCCTATTCATTGCAGGTTGGTTATTCGTCAGTACAGGTTTAGCTTACGATGTATTTGGAAGCCCTCGTCCAAATGAATATTTTACGGAGAGCCGACAAGGAATTCCATTAATAACCGGTCGGTTTGATCCTTTGGAACAACTCGATGAATTTAGTAAATCTTTT GGAGGCCCAATGACCATAGATCGAACCTATCAAATTTTTACAGTACGATGGTTAGCTGTTCACGGACTAGCTGTT CCTACCGTTTCTTTTTTGGGGTCAATATCAGCAATGCAGTTCATCCAACGATAA
- the LOC126665988 gene encoding cytochrome f, translating into MQTRKTFSWIKKEITRSISASLMIYIITWASISNAYPIFAQQGYENPREATGRIVCANCHLANKPVDIEVPQAVLPDTVFEAVVRIPYDMQLKQVLANGKKGALNVGAVLILPEGFELAPTNRISPEMKEKIGNLSFQSYRPTKKNILVIGPVPGQKYSEITFLILSPDPATKKDVPFLKYPIYVGGNRGRGQIYPDGSKSNNTVYNATVAGIVSKIIRKEKGGYEITITDASEGRQVIDIIPRGPELLVSEGESVKLDQSLTSNPNVGGFGQGDSELVLQDPLRVQGLLFFLASVILAQIFLVLKKKQFEKVQLSEMNF; encoded by the coding sequence ATGCAAACTAGAAAGACCTTTTCTTGGATAAAGAAAGAGATTACTCGTTCCATTTCCGCATCACTCATGAtatatataataacttgggCATCTATTTCAAACGCATATCCCATATTTGCACAGCAGGGTTATGAAAATCCACGCGAAGCAACTGGCCGTATTGTATGCGCCAATTGTCATTTAGCTAATAAACCCGTGGATATTGAAGTTCCACAAGCGGTACTTCCTGATACTGTATTTGAAGCAGTTGTTCGAATTCCTTATGATATGCAATTGAAACAAGTTCTTGCTAATGGTAAAAAGGGCGCTTTGAATGTGGGGGCTGTTCTTATTTTACCCGAGGGGTTTGAATTAGCCCCTACTAATCGTATTTCGCCAGAGATGAAAGAAAAGATAGGAAATCTATCTTTTCAGAGTTATCGTcccacaaaaaaaaatattcttgtGATAGGTCCTGTTCCTGGTCAGAAATATAGTGAAATTAcctttcttattctttctccAGACCCCGCTACCAAGAAAGATGttccttttttaaaatatcccATATATGTAGGCGGAAACAGGGGAAGGGGTCAGATTTATCCCGACGGAAGCAAGAGTAACAATACGGTTTATAATGCTACAGTAGCCGGTATAGTAAGCAAAATCATACGAAAAGAAAAAGGAGGGTACGAAATAACCATAACGGATGCGTCAGAGGGACGTCAAGTGATTGATATTATACCTCGAGGACCAGAACTTCTTGTTTCAGAAGGCGAATCCGTCAAACTTGATCAATCATTAACGAGTAATCCGAATGTAGGTGGATTTGGTCAAGGGGATTCAGAACTAGTACTTCAAGACCCATTACGTGTCCAAGGCCTTTTGTTCTTTTTGGCATCGGTTATTTTGGCACAAATATTTTTGGTTCTTAAAAAGAAACAGTTTGAGAAGGTTCAATTGTCCGAAATGAATTTCTAG
- the LOC126665983 gene encoding ATP synthase subunit beta, chloroplastic, protein MRINPTTSDPGVSALEKKNLGRIAQIIGPVLDVAFPPGKMPNIYNALVVKGQDTVGQEINVTCEVQQLLGNNRVRAVAMSATDGLTRGMEVIDTGAPLSVPVGGATLGRIFNVLGEPVDNLGPVDTCATSPIHRSAPAFIQLDTKLSIFETGIKVVDLLAPYRRGGKIGLFRGAGVGKTALIMELINNIAKDHGGISVFGGVGERTREGNELYMEMKESGVINEENIAESKVALVYGQMNEPPGARMRVGLTALTMAEYFRDVNEQDVLLFIDNIFRFVQAGSEVSALLGRMPSAVGYQPTLSTEMGSLQERITSTKEGSITSIQAVYVPADDLTDPAPATTFAHLDATTVLSRGLAAKGIYPAVDPLDSTSTMLQPQIVGEEHYETAQRVKQTLQRYKELQDIIAILGLDELSEEDRLTVARARKIERFLSQPFFVSEVFTGSPGKYVGLAETIRGFKLILSGELDSLPEQAFYLVGNIDEATAKATNLEMVNNLKK, encoded by the coding sequence atgagaatCAATCCTACTACTTCTGATCCGGGAGTTTCCGCACTTGAAAAAAAGAACCTGGGGCGTATCGCTCAAATCATTGGGCCGGTGCTAGATGTAGCCTTTCCCCCGGGAAAGATGCCTAATATTTACAACGCTCTGGTAGTTAAGGGCCAAGATACTGTTGGTCAAGAAATTAATGTGACTTGTGAAGTACAACAATTATTAGGAAATAATCGAGTTCGGGCTGTAGCTATGAGTGCTACAGATGGTCTAACGAGAGGGATGGAAGTGATTGACACAGGAGCTCCTCTCAGTGTTCCAGTCGGCGGGGCGACTCTAGGACGAATTTTCAACGTGCTTGGAGAACCCGTCGATAATTTAGGTCCTGTAGATACTTGCGCAACATCCCCTATTCATAGATCTGCACCTGCCTTTATACAGTTAGATACAAAATTATCGATTTTTGAGACAGGAATTAAAGTAGTAGATCTTTTAGCCCCTTATCGCCGTGGAGGAAAAATCGGACTCTTCAGGGGAGCTGGAGTGGGTAAAACAGCACTTATTATGGAATTAATCAACAACATTGCGAAAGATCATGGGGGCATATCCGTATTTGGCGGAGTAGGCGAACGTACTCGTGAAGGAAATGAGCTTTATATGGAAATGAAAGAATCTGGAGTAATTAATGAAGAAAATATTGCAGAATCAAAAGTGGCTCTAGTCTATGGTCAGATGAACGAACCCCCGGGAGCTCGTATGAGAGTTGGCTTAACTGCCCTAACTATGGCGGAATATTTCCGAGATGTTAATGAACAAGACGTACTTCTATTTATCGACAATATCTTCCGTTTCGTCCAAGCAGGATCCGAAGTCTCCGCCTTATTGGGTAGAATGCCTTCCGCTGTGGGTTATCAACCTACCCTTAGTACCGAAATGGGTTCTTTACAAGAACGAATTACTTCTACAAAAGAAGGGTCCATAACTTCGATTCAAGCAGTTTATGTACCTGCGGACGATTTGACTGACCCTGCTCCTGCCACGACATTTGCACATTTAGATGCTACTACTGTACTATCAAGAGGATTGGCTGCTAAGGGTATCTATCCAGCAGTAGATCCTTTAGATTCAACATCAACTATGCTCCAACCTCAGATCGTTGGTGAGGAACATTACGAAACTGCGCAAAGAGTTAAGCAAACTTTACAGCGTTACAAAGAACTTCAGGACATTATAGCTATCCTTGGGTTGGACGAATTATCCGAAGAAGATCGCTTAACTGTAGCAAGAGCACGAAAAATTGAGCGTTTCTTATCACAACCCTTTTTCGTATCAGAAGTCTTTACGGGCTCCCCTGGGAAATATGTCGGTTTAGCAGAAACTATTAGAGGGTTTAAATTGATTCTTTCCGGAGAATTAGATAGTCTACCTGAGCAGGCTTTTTATTTGGTAGGTAATATTGATGAAGCTACTGCGAAGGCTACGAACTTAGAAATGGTGAACAACTTGAAGAAATGA
- the LOC126668241 gene encoding NAD(P)H-quinone oxidoreductase subunit 3, chloroplastic — translation MFLIYEYDIFWAFLIISSVIPILAFLMAGVLSPISKGPEKLSSYESGIEPMGDAWLQFRIRYYMFALVFVVFDVETVFLYPWAMSFDVLGLSVFIEALIFVLILIVGSVYAWRKGALEWS, via the coding sequence ATGTTTCTGATTTACGAATATGATATATTCTGGGCATTTCTAATAATATCAAGTGTTATTCCTATTTTAGCATTTCTAATGGCCGGAGTTTTATCCCCAATTAGCAAAGGGCCGGAGAAACTTTCTAGTTATGAATCAGGGATAGAACCAATGGGCGATGCTTGGTTACAATTTCGAATCCGTTATTATATGTTTGCTCTAGTTTTCGTTGTTTTTGATGTTGAAACTGTTTTTCTTTATCCATGGGCAATGAGTTTCGACGTATTAGGGTTATCCGTATTTATAGAAGCTTTAATTTTCGTACTTATCCTAATTGTTGGTTCAGTTTATGCATGGAGAAAAGGAGCATTAGAATGGTCTTAA
- the LOC126665989 gene encoding NAD(P)H-quinone oxidoreductase subunit K, chloroplastic: MNSIELPLLDRTAKISVISTTLNDLSNWSRLSSLWPLLYGTSCCFIEFASLIGSRFDFDRYGLVPRASPRQADLILTDGTVTMKMAPSLVRLYEQMPEPKYVIVVGACTITGGMFSTDSYSTVRGVDKLIPVDVYLPGCPPKPEAIIDAITKLRKKLSREIYQARIRSQPGNRCFTTNHKFNIERGTHTGNYNQGLFYQPPSTSKIPPETFFKYKKRSVSSQELVS; the protein is encoded by the coding sequence ATGAATTCCATTGAGTTACCCTTACTTGATCGAACAGCTAAAATTTCAGTTATTTCAACTACATTAAATGATCTTTCAAATTGGTCAAGACTCTCCAGTTTATGGCCACTTCTCTATGGTACCAGTTGTTGTTTCATTGAATTTGCTTCATTAATAGGCTCACGATTCGACTTTGATCGTTATGGATTAGTACCAAGAGCTAGTCCTAGACAAGCAGATCTAATTTTAACAGACGGTACAGTAACCATGAAAATGGCTCCTTCTTTGGTGAGATTATATGAACAAATGCCTGAACCAAAATATGTTATTGTTGTGGGGGCATGTACAATTACGGGGGGGATGTTCAGTACCGATTCTTATAGTACTGTTCGGGGAGTCGATAAGCTAATTCCGGTAGATGTCTATTTGCCGGGCTGTCCACCTAAACCGGAGGCGATTATAGATGCTATAACAAAACTTCGTAAAAAACTATCTCGAGAAATTTATCAAGCTCGAATTAGGTCTCAACCGGGGAATCGGTGTTTTACTACCAATCACAAGTTTAATATTGAACGCGGTACTCATACTGGAAATTATAATCAAGGATTATTCTATCAACCGCCGTCTACTTCAAAGATCCCCCCTGAAacatttttcaaatataaaaaaaggtcaGTATCGTCCCAAGAATTAGTAAGTTAG
- the LOC126665992 gene encoding NAD(P)H-quinone oxidoreductase subunit J, chloroplastic-like, whose translation MQGRLSAWLVKHGLVHRSLGFDYQGIETLQIKPADWHSIAVNLYVYGYNYLRLQCAYDVAPGRLLASVYHLTRIEYGIDQPEEVCIKVFAPRKNPRIPSVFWVWKSADFQERESYDMLGIFYDNHPRLKRILMPESWIGWPLRKDYIAPNFYEIQDAY comes from the coding sequence ATGCAGGGTCGTTTGTCTGCTTGGCTAGTCAAACACGGACTAGTTCATAGATCTTTGGGTTTTGATTACCAAGGAATAGAGACTTTACAAATCAAGCCCGCGGATTGGCATTCCATTGCTGTCAATTTATATGTGTATGGTTACAATTATCTGCGGTTGCAATGTGCTTATGATGTAGCACCGGGCAGGCTGTTAGCTAGCGTATACCATCTTACAAGAATAGAGTATGGTATAGATCAACCAGAAGAAGTATGTATAAAGGTATTTGCCCCAAGGAAGAATCCTAGAATTCCTTCTGTTTTCTGGGTTTGGAAAAGTGCGGATTTTCAAGAAAGGGAATCTTATGATATGTTGGGAATCTTTTATGATAATCATCCGCGTCTGAAACGTATCTTAATGCCGGAAAGTTGGATAGGGTGGCCCTTACGTAAAGATTATATTGCTCCCAATTTTTATGAAATACAAGATGcttattga